GAGGAAAAAATTCTCCCCATCGTCCTGCGCCACGCCATCACCGGCGTCGCGCACATCAACTCGGAAGATCATCTCCTGGACAATCCGCTGGCGCTGGCCATGTTGATTGACGTGTTCTCCGAACGCGGCTACCACGCGGCCGTGGACATCCACCGAATCGAAATCCCGGACCGGATCGATATCCAAACCGGCGCCGTGACCTGCCGCATCAAGAAAGTCTTCCGCATCGAAATCCGCTTTCAAGGCTCCGAAATTCGGCACGGGTGAGGGCGAGCGTCAAACCCTCTGCTCAATGGAATCGTCCGTGAGCCAGACTACTTCACCGAAGCGACCGCTGCTGCGCACCCTGCTGATCCTCGGCCGGGTGTCGAATCTTCCCACGGTGTGGTCAAATTGCCTCGCGGGCTGGCTGCTGGCCGGGGGCGGGGCCTGCTCGCGGTTCGCCGTGCTCGGCGGCGGCGCAAGCCTGCTCTACCTCGGCGGCATGTTCCTGAACGACGCCTGCGACGTCCGCTTCGATACCGCGCATCGCCAGGAACGCCCCATTCCCTCCGGGGCCATCCCAGCCCGCGCAGTCTGGTTGTGCAGCGCCGTGCTGTTGCTCGGCGGCGGCGTGTTGCTGGCCTTGCTCGGCCTGACGACGGCGCTCGTCACGCTCGGCCTCGTGCTATGCATCGCCATGTATGATCTGGTCCACAAGCGGACCGTGCTCGCGCCGTTGCTGATGGCGGGCTGCCGCTTCCTGCTCTATCTCGTGGCCGGCTCCGCCGCGCTGGGCGGCATCAATGCGAAACCGCTTTGGTGCGCCGGGGCGTTGGCGGCTTACATCGTGGGGCTGAGTTTCATCGCGCGGAAGGAATCGGACCGCGGCTGTCCCCAGCCGCAGCGCGCGGACGAAGCCGAGAGCCTTGCGAACAACCAGCGCTGCCTTGCATCCGAAGGCGCTGCGGCTGAGGACAGCCGCGCTCCAAACCTCATACACCTCAACCTGCTCATGTTGCCGTTGTTCATTGCGCCGCTCATCACGGGGCATCTCCACGTCACGCCGGAGAACAATGTGACCCTGGGCCTGGCCGGCGTCGGCTACGTGGGCTGGGTGATCTGGTCGTTATGGCACATGATCAAAGGCGGCCCCCCCGCCATTGGCCGCACCGTTTCCGCATTGCTCGCGGGAATCGTTTTGGTTGATATGCTCGCCGTGCAGGGCGGCGGCGGCATGATGCCTCTGGCATTTCTCGCGTTGTTCGCCAGTGCCTTGATTTTGCAACGGACGATTCCAGCCACATGAGCGGTGACACAGAGAGTCTTGGCGAATCGCAACGCTCCGGCGCGACCGGGGCCGCTGCGGCTGGGGACAACCGCGCTCCGGGCGACAGCATCCGCGCCACGATCACCGTGAGTCATGAACATCAGGTTCATTTCACCCACGGCGCGTTTCGCGTGGACAATCCCCTGCTCGCCGCAGTGCTCGGCTCCCAGCCGTCGAACCGCATCCCGCGCGTGCTGGTGGTGCTGGATGAAAACATCGCTGCCGCGCAACCGGCGCTCGTCCCCGCCATCCGCGACTACTTCGCCGCGCGCAAGGCCCACTTCGAGCTCGTCGCCGATCTGCTGCTCCTCCCCGGCGGCGAGA
The sequence above is drawn from the Verrucomicrobiia bacterium genome and encodes:
- a CDS encoding nucleoside monophosphate kinase, with translation EEKILPIVLRHAITGVAHINSEDHLLDNPLALAMLIDVFSERGYHAAVDIHRIEIPDRIDIQTGAVTCRIKKVFRIEIRFQGSEIRHG
- a CDS encoding UbiA family prenyltransferase, coding for MSQTTSPKRPLLRTLLILGRVSNLPTVWSNCLAGWLLAGGGACSRFAVLGGGASLLYLGGMFLNDACDVRFDTAHRQERPIPSGAIPARAVWLCSAVLLLGGGVLLALLGLTTALVTLGLVLCIAMYDLVHKRTVLAPLLMAGCRFLLYLVAGSAALGGINAKPLWCAGALAAYIVGLSFIARKESDRGCPQPQRADEAESLANNQRCLASEGAAAEDSRAPNLIHLNLLMLPLFIAPLITGHLHVTPENNVTLGLAGVGYVGWVIWSLWHMIKGGPPAIGRTVSALLAGIVLVDMLAVQGGGGMMPLAFLALFASALILQRTIPAT